The DNA sequence CGGCACGCAGGCCATCTTCTTGGTCTTCAGCGTATCGCAGGCGCGGCGCGCCTCCTTCTCCGACAGGCCAAGCAGGCGGGCGCGGTAGAGCGGCTTCTGGTCGGGCCGGGCGCGTTCGATGAACAGCTGCGCGCTTTGCAGCAGCTTCGGCGCCAGCTTCTGCGCGCTGGTCAGCGCCGCGCGGGCCGGGCCTTCCTGGGTGAAGGCGCCGACCTGCACACCCCACAGATCGCGGGCGGCGGCGAGATCGGAGGCGTCGCCCTGGGCCAATGCTTCTTCTTCGGCCAGCTTCGTGGTGCCGGCATCGGCCACGGCGACCGGCGGCGGATTGTCGAGGCGCGGCTTGCGCGACGGCACCGGTACCGCGTTGGCGACGCGGATCTGGTCGATTTCGACGAAGCTGGCTTCCAGCAGATCCATCATGTGCTCGTCGCGCGAGGCGGCGGTCTGGCCGCCGAACACCACGCCGATCAGCCGGTGCTGGCCGCGCTTGGCCGAGGCCACGAGATTGAAGCCTGAAGCGCGGATATAGCCGGTCTTGATGCCGTCCGTGCCCTCGTAATTGCCGAGCAGCCGGTTGTGGTTCACATAGGTCCGCCCGGCATAGGTGAAGGATCGCACCTTGAACATGTCGTAATATTGCGGGTAGTCGCGCATCAGCCGCACGGCCAGCTGCGCCATGTCGCGCGCGGTGCTGACCTGGCCGCGGTTCGGCAGGCCGGATGCGTTGCGGAAGCTGGTATTCTTCATGCCCAGCTTGTGCGCGCGCTCGGTCATCATCTGCGCGAACTTGATCTCCGTGCCGCCCTGCGCCTCGGCCAGCACCACCGCCATGTCGTTGGCCGACCGGGTGATCAGCGCATAGATCGCATCGCGGACCTTGATGGTCTTGCCGGCCGGAATGCCAAGCTTCGAAGGGGACATGCCGGCGGCACGCTGGGACACCGGCAGCTGCTGGTCGAACTTCAGCTTGCCGCTCTCCAGCGCCTCGAAGGTCATGTACAGCGTCATCATCTTGGTGAGCGAGGCAGGATAGCGCCGCTCGTCAGCGTGCCGCTCGAACAGGACCTTGCCGGTGGAATAGTCGATCACCAGGGCGGCATAGCGGCTGGCCTGGGCCTCGGCACCCAACGGGGCGGCCACGGCGAAAGCCAGGGCCATCACGAACATCAGCGGCAGGAGGACAAGACGCCCCATGCCGCGTGCCTGCTCATTGTTCCGGCCCTGCGGAAAAAGCCCCCTCATTGCCTGCCCCCTCGATGTCGAATTTTAGCCTGAATATGCCCCAATCCGGCCTTATGTTAATGTCGATTTTAGGATTTGTCCATAATCCATTGAATCAAATGTAGATTCTCTTTTTCGGTGTTCCGGTATGCGGGGCGCGGTAACAGCCTACTCCTCCCGGACGACCGTGAAGCGCTTCTGGGCGGAGTCCGGCAGCAATCCGGCCAGCCACGGCCCGTCCGGCAGCCGCGAGGCCAGCTCGGTCAGGTTGGTGTTCCACCATTCGCGCTGCTCGCGCACCTCGTCATAATCGTAGCGCGCCGTGTGCCAGACCTTCTCGCGCCGCAGATAGACCGAGATGTCGACCGGGAAGCCGACATTGGACGCGCTGACGCGCGTGGAATCGAAGGAGAGATAGGCGATGTTCAGCGCCGTGCGCATCGGCTTGTCGAAGCTGAGCGCGCGGTCGAGGATCGGCTTGCCATAGCCGGTCGCGCCGATGGACAGGTAGGGCGTGCGCGGCTCCAGCTCGATCCAGTTGCCTTCCGGGTAGACCAGGAACATGGAGGGTTCTGTGTCCGGACCCAGCTGGCCGCCGATGATGGCGTGCAGGTTGAAGGACAAGTCGGAGAGCTGCAGCGCTTCGCGGTCTTCGTCGGCGACGCGGCGCAGGGCCTTGGCGTAGGCCATCACCGCCTCCAGCATGCCGCGGAAGCCTTCGGGGCGGGTTTCCGCCATGTCGCGCTTCAGATAGGCCAGCGTCTTGTCGCGCAGCGAGCGCAGGCCCGAGGTCATGACCACGAATTGCGCCCCGGGCGGGCCGAGCAGGACCTGTTTCTTTGCCTGGGAAACCTCCGTGCCGCTGGTGATGCGGCCGTCCGACAGGGCGATCAGCCCTTCCTCGATGGCGATGCCAAGGCAATAGGTCACGTATCGTTTCTCTCTTCAGCCGTGGACGGTCTGCGCTGCCGTCGCGCAGCAGCATAAGCTGTCCCGGCCCGCCGCAGGAAGCCCGGAAAAGCGCCCTCAAGCGGCAAAAATACGAATTTTATGTTGCAGTGCACAAAAATCCATTGACAAAAAAGCAGCGTTTCCTAAATTAAGTCGCATGCTGCATTGCAGCAATCCGTTCCGCCAGGCGCGATGCGATGACGCCCTGCGCTGGCGCTCGGGAAGACCGCAATCATAAAAGATTTTGGAGAAGCACACCATGACCACCGCCAAGAAGGCCGCCGCGCCGCAGGAGACGTTGAAGCAGGTCGAGACCATGGTCGCCGCCAGCAAGGAGGCGATGGAAACCATGGTGAAGACCGGTGGCGACGCCGCCAACAAGAGCTATGAGCAGGCCGTTGCACTGACCAAGGAACAGATCGCCAAGCAGAGCGAGGCGTTCTTCAAGTCCTATGACGGGCTGACCGAGCTGAACCGCGCCAACCTGGACGCGCTGAACACCAGCGGCGCCATCGTCAGCAAGGGCGCCGAGGAAATCGGCAAGGCCTGGTACGGCTTCACCCAGTCGAGCCTGGAGCAGGCCGCCGGCACCATGCAGGCGCTGATGGGCTGCAAGACGCTGCGTGACGTGATGGAGCTGCAGAACGGCTTCGCCAAGACCAGCTTCGACCAGACCATCGCCGAGACCGCCAAGCTGTCGGAGATGACCGTGAAGGTTGCCAACGACGCGGTCGAGCCGATCAAGGCCCGGGTGAACAGCAGCGTCGAGTTCTTCCTGAAGCCGGTCGCTGCCTGAACCGGTATCGCTATCCGGCATCGTGGACCGGTGCGGCGGGCATCCCCCCTTGTCCGCTCAATCCGAGCCCACCTGCCCGAAAAGGCCCGGCCCCGCGCCGGGCCTTTTTGCGTCCGCGGCGCCCTGTGGAGCGGGAATCTGATTTCAAGAGGGCGATGACAAGAGAAATCCGGGCAAAGCCCCTTTGCGAAGCCCGGCCCAATGCCTATCATTACAAACAGTGGATGCGCCGGTGTCCGCCGGCGCGACGAACGTAAGGTCGAGACGATCACGCATGAGCGATGAGCCCCCCATCGGCGGCACGGGAACAGGTACGGGCGTCGTCCTGAAGACGAAGCCGAAGACCAAGAAACCGTCGC is a window from the Oceanibaculum indicum P24 genome containing:
- a CDS encoding D-alanyl-D-alanine carboxypeptidase translates to MRGLFPQGRNNEQARGMGRLVLLPLMFVMALAFAVAAPLGAEAQASRYAALVIDYSTGKVLFERHADERRYPASLTKMMTLYMTFEALESGKLKFDQQLPVSQRAAGMSPSKLGIPAGKTIKVRDAIYALITRSANDMAVVLAEAQGGTEIKFAQMMTERAHKLGMKNTSFRNASGLPNRGQVSTARDMAQLAVRLMRDYPQYYDMFKVRSFTYAGRTYVNHNRLLGNYEGTDGIKTGYIRASGFNLVASAKRGQHRLIGVVFGGQTAASRDEHMMDLLEASFVEIDQIRVANAVPVPSRKPRLDNPPPVAVADAGTTKLAEEEALAQGDASDLAAARDLWGVQVGAFTQEGPARAALTSAQKLAPKLLQSAQLFIERARPDQKPLYRARLLGLSEKEARRACDTLKTKKMACVPVPPDAIVSVASLPN
- a CDS encoding proteasome-type protease; its protein translation is MTYCLGIAIEEGLIALSDGRITSGTEVSQAKKQVLLGPPGAQFVVMTSGLRSLRDKTLAYLKRDMAETRPEGFRGMLEAVMAYAKALRRVADEDREALQLSDLSFNLHAIIGGQLGPDTEPSMFLVYPEGNWIELEPRTPYLSIGATGYGKPILDRALSFDKPMRTALNIAYLSFDSTRVSASNVGFPVDISVYLRREKVWHTARYDYDEVREQREWWNTNLTELASRLPDGPWLAGLLPDSAQKRFTVVREE
- a CDS encoding phasin family protein, with translation MTTAKKAAAPQETLKQVETMVAASKEAMETMVKTGGDAANKSYEQAVALTKEQIAKQSEAFFKSYDGLTELNRANLDALNTSGAIVSKGAEEIGKAWYGFTQSSLEQAAGTMQALMGCKTLRDVMELQNGFAKTSFDQTIAETAKLSEMTVKVANDAVEPIKARVNSSVEFFLKPVAA